The proteins below are encoded in one region of Paramisgurnus dabryanus chromosome 2, PD_genome_1.1, whole genome shotgun sequence:
- the rgs12a gene encoding regulator of G-protein signaling 12 isoform X1 — protein MRVLRLDDSAMKQLERPCSPAVRRVEMERGKAGYGFTIAGQAPCVLRGIIKGSPAYSVGLRPDDRILRVNDTDVSEESHEVVAKLIGTSSRSLCLLVTSGDIQTTGSCSTVKEHVCQSNGKLPWLSPGKKPFSEDPSAINMREPMLQSVGSFDTIFEISDHGTMTTQQEQHKKQRPVSEPDMSYWVQQSKPRGHPISLLQMETSRVTSEDSVFSDLQSQNDFVSDSSLLNVAMVVGYINSMELELVMSQSEEKALQAIRECISQIGIKQKTHSLVMMKIKCNCVQLCDEKDAVLASYPAESLALCVICTEDSRFFGLVCTDSTKNGDDVTKTGSLKTLCHVFFVDPELYDHKEHQSIVGHFGIPCTPDPDTKGCLEFPQTPHSISQFVSVLYSDIGDYIEKLRLKLDSENPDEGQQNMRNSGSDSGIGNASPDDHESIIGQWSFTSPNIPNPPPDYSQHRNTELLKPELRCLLSEPLTVTAQPVTQEGAFAGADASAFTSFPLCMQSNLSSKHKSSQHRPSGLKARWQKSRPNSTECLVERDSDESKSKSSLLPPAMEQIPTLRYKPLEDFKHPQKMNFTPQLEVTCRLFSSASKQKEVENKGSIFWALTKGRSSIRRTAAPAKRLSLAHSLNDLESAASERERCGVECHNSGSVSSLESNGSLPSVTNHRRISERRVALWAVSFERLLQDPVGVRYFSEFLKKEFSEENILFWEACESFSKIPDHDKKQLSHKAKEIYNRFLSSKASMPVNIDSQAQLADDVLTAPQPHMFKQPQLQIFNLMKMDSYARFLKSTLYQECMLAEVEGRHLPDPCPIPCSPAPSKHSFTSDRSTFSTPKKENRRPKTGRSSDDLRDKHSDKKNGFFSWYRYPSIGKGQKKRDPPDLPYNCNGRRESQGSLSSGTSQELNTSSPGGKNEQCELRSSCLVLDKDKERCSKTCIVTLPDGSSCCVPLRQGASIRQVLLELCQKQHINLAAVDLFLTGGEKPLVLDQESVTLSSREVRLEKRTLFRLDLVPINRSVGLKAKPTKPVTEVLRPVVAKYGLHLGDLVARISGETEILDLGVPISNLDGLRVVLERADPAKDKSKTLNSKTSADKKDLSKERDTGSGTKLTKGVDDKHPQPAASERKKGKKNHIDETEEFFELLSRAQSSRVDDQRGLLRKEDLVLPDFLRVDPDPEPQPPSCSTPTSHKPGHTTAITISHFPKPSSSNGHPRAPSPESAPFTAPLSPILRSSGPQSHDEEGLGDLTLVGEGDINSPNSTLLPPPPSSPAPFEGSLLVANFTPPPSVDRQTSPGTNGRTVCTSAVNHQGEQCPTSAAQENLSVLDKGVSVKAVTLEDSFEGYAAEIRQCQTKMRNGIYPSTEPSRPLSGVLEVNESDTVQYKATFV, from the exons ATGAGAGTTTTGAGATTAGATGATTCTGCGATGAAGCAATTGGAACGTCCTTGCAGCCCAGCTGTCCGCAGGGTTGAGATGGAACGCGGCAAAGCTGGCTACGGATTCACCATAGCCGGCCAAGCACCTTGCGTCCTGCGTGGAATAATAAAAGGCAGTCCAGCGTACAGTGTCGGACTACGTCCTGATGACCGCATCCTGCGCGTGAATGATACGGATGTTTCTGAGGAATCACACGAAGTGGTGGCAAAGCTGATCGGCACATCATCACGGTCACTCTGTTTGCTGGTAACATCAGGTGACATACAGACTACTGGCTCTTGCTCCACTGTCAAGGAGCATGTTTGTCAAAGTAACGGTAAATTGCCATGGCTCAGTCCTGGAAAAAAACCTTTCTCTGAAGATCCTAGTGCTATAAATATGAGGGAGCCGATGCTTCAGTCAGTTGGAAGTTTTGATACTATCTTTGAGATCTCAGATCATGGCACCATGACCACACAACAAGAGCAGCACAAAAAACAACGACCTGTGTCCGAACCAGATATGTCCTATTGGGTACAGCAATCCAAACCCAGAGGCCACCCTATTAGTCTTCTACAGATGGAGACATCTCGAGTTACAAGTGAGGACTCTGTGTTCTCAGACCTCCAAAGTCAGAATGATTTTGTGTCAGACTCCAGCCTCCTGAATGTAGCAATGGTTGTGGGATACATCAACTCTATGGAACTGGAGTTAGTGATGTCACAATCTGAGGAGAAGGCATTGCAAGCAATCCGTGAATGTATCAGCCAGATTGGGATTAAACAGAAGACCCATTCCCTGGTCATGATGAAAATCAAATGCAACTGTGTACAGCTTTGTGATGAGAAAGATGCTGTTCTTGCATCTTACCCTGCGGAGAGCCTGGCACTTTGCGTCATTTGTACGGAAGACAGCAGGTTTTTCGGTCTTGTCTGTACTGATTCGACAAAAAATGGGGATGATGTAACAAAGACGGGCAGCTTGAAAACATTGTGTCACGTCTTTTTTGTAGATCCAGAACTTTATGACCACAAGGAGCACCAAAGCATCGTCGGGCACTTTGGAATTCCGTGCACTCCAGATCCAGACACTAAAGGCTGTTTGGAGTTTCCTCAGACTCCCCACTCTATTTCACAATTTGTGTCTGTCCTTTATTCTGACATTGGAGACTATATTGAAAAACTGAGACTTAAACTTGACAGCGAGAATCCAGATGAAGGACAGCAAAATATGCGCAACAGCGGCAGCGACAGTGGAATTGGAAATGCATCACCAGATGATCATGAGAGCATCATTGGCCAGTGGAGCTTCACATCTCCAAACATTCCAAACCCACCACCGGATTATTCCCAGCACAGGAATACTGAACTTCTCAAACCTGAGCTCAGGTGCCTCCTATCAGAACCACTAACAGTTACTGCTCAACCTGTGACGCAAGAAGGTGCCTTTGCTGGGGCAGATGCTTCAGCTTTTACCTCTTTTCCTCTGTGTATGCAATCTAACTTGTCATCTAAGCACAAAAGCAGTCAACACCGACCTTCTGGCTTAAAGGCCCGATGGCAGAAATCTCGTCCCAATAGCACCGAGTGCTTGGTGGAGAGAGACAGTGACGAGTCCAAATCTAAAAGTAGCCTCCTTCCACCTGCCATGGAACAAATTCCAACTCTCAGATACAAACCACTAGAAGATTTCAAACACCCTCAGAAAATGAACTTCACCCCACAGCTTGAGGTCACATGCAGGCTCTTCAGCAGTGCGTCCAAACAAAAGGAAGTGGAAAATAAG GGATCTATATTTTGGGCACTTACTAAAGGACGCTCCTCTATTCGAAGAACAGCAGCTCCTGCTAAACGGCTGAGTCTGGCTCATTCACTTAACGACCTTGAG TCGGCTGCTTCAGAAAGGG AACGTTGTGGTGTTGAGTGTCATAATAGCGGCAGTGTTAGCAGTTTGGAGAGTAATGGTAGTCTGCCCAGTGTCACCAACCATCGACGCATTTCGGAACGCCGCGTTGCATTATGGGCCGTCAGCTTCGAGCGTCTGCTCCAGGATCCTGTGGGTGTCCGCTATTTTTCT GAGTTTCTAAAAAAGGAGTTTAGTGAGGAGAACATCTTATTCTGGGAGGCCTGTGAATCTTTTAGCAAAATTCCAGACCATGACAAAAAGCAG cTATCCCACAAAGCTAAGGAGATCTATAACCGGTTTCTCTCAAGCAAAGCTTCCATGCCGGTAAACATCGATAGTCAAGCTCAACTCGCTGACGATGTCCTGACAGCTCCACAACCTCACATGTTTAAACAGCCACAACTGCAG ATCTTCAACTTGATGAAGATGGACAGTTATGCTCGATTCCTGAAGTCCACTCTCTACCAGGAATGCATGCTGGCTGAGGTAGAAGGGCGACATCTCCCTGACCCCTGCCCGATCCCATGTAGCCCTGCCCCCTCCAAGCACAGCTTCACCTCTGACCGTTCCACATTCTCCACCCCTAAAAAG GAAAACAGGAGGCCCAAAACAGGCAGGTCAAGCGATGACCTCAGAGATAAACATTCCGATAAGAAAAATGGCTTTTTCTCATGGTACAGATATCCTAGTATTGGGAAAGGACAAAAGAAAAGAGATCCCCCTGATTTACCTTACA ATTGTAATGGCCGGAGAGAGTCTCAGGGTTCCTTGTCCTCCGGAACGAGTCAAGAACTAAACACCTCCAGTCCCGGAGGCAAGAATGAG caGTGTGAGCTGAGGAGCTCATGTTTGGTTTTGGACAAGGATAAAGAGAGGTGCAGCAAGACGTGTATCGTGACACTGCCGGACGGCTCCAGCTGCTGTGTCCCTTTACGGCAGGGTGCTTCCATCAGGCAGGTCCTGCTGGAGCTCTGTCAAAAACAGCACATCAATCTGGCTGCTGTCGACCTCTTCCTCACAGGAGGAGAGAAG CCTTTGGTGTTGGACCAAGAAAGCGTTACTCTCAGTTCCAGAGAAGTTCGACTCGAAAAACGCACTTTGTTCAG ACTGGATCTGGTACCCATTAACAGATCGGTTGGGTTGAAAGCAAAACCAACAAAACCTGTGACAGAGGTTCTGCGTCCTGTGGTTGCAAAGTATGGACTCCACCTTGGCGACTTGGTGGCCAGAATA AGTGGAGAGACAGAGATTCTCGATCTTGGAGTGCCCATATCAAACCTTGATGGTCTACGAGTTGTATTAGAGAGGGCTGATCCAGCCAAAG ACAAGTCTAAAACACTCAATTCTAAAACATCAGCAGACAAGAAAGATCTATCAAAAGAG AGAGACACCGGCTCAGGGACGAAACTGACGAAAGGAGTTGATGACAAACATCCCCAGCCAGCAGCATCAGAAAGAAAGAAGGGCAAAAAGAATCACATTGATGAAACTGAAg AATTTTTCGAATTGCTCAGTCGTGCCCAGAGCAGTCGTGTCGATGACCAAAGAGGCTTGCTAAGAAAAGAAGACCTGGTGCTTCCTGACTTTCTTCGTGTGGACCCTGATCCTGAACCCCAGCCTCCCAGCTGTTCCACTCCCACTTCCCACAAACCCGGCCATACAACCGCCATTACCATCTCCCATTTCCCCAAACCCAGCTCTTCAAACGGACATCCCCGCGCACCCAGCCCCGAATCGGCCCCTTTCACTGCCCCGCTCTCCCCCATCTTACGCTCCTCTGGTCCCCAGAGTCATGACGAGGAAGGGCTGGGTGATCTAACTCTGGTTGGGGAGGGGGATATCAACAGCCCAAACTCCACCCTGCTTCCACCTCCACCGAGCTCTCCGGCCCCTTTTGAGGGCAGCCTACTCGTGGCCAACTTCACTCCACCACCTTCTGTAGACAGACAAACCAGCCCAG